The following are encoded in a window of Thiohalobacter sp. IOR34 genomic DNA:
- a CDS encoding type II toxin-antitoxin system RelE/ParE family toxin has translation MAQLDDTFHQLADNPELGKICNYIKRGYRKFPIANHVIYYRAYSNRIEIVRVLHKRMDVSESIFQT, from the coding sequence TTGGCCCAACTTGATGATACGTTTCATCAGTTAGCCGACAACCCAGAGCTTGGCAAAATCTGTAATTACATTAAGCGTGGCTATAGAAAATTTCCTATCGCCAACCACGTAATCTATTACCGAGCCTACTCCAACCGAATTGAAATTGTTCGTGTGCTTCATAAGCGCATGGATGTTTCCGAATCCATTTTTCAGACATAA
- the xthA gene encoding exodeoxyribonuclease III, whose protein sequence is MRLVSFNTNGIRARRHQLQALAENYDPDIIGIQETKVRDEEFPEQDIQALGYHAHYHGQKGHYGVALLSRQMPLEVSRGFPFDGEEAQRRLIRGTFALAGGKRLTVINGYFPQGENRSHETKFPAKRRFYADLLKYLETEFSPKDYLVVMGDLNVAPLDIDIGIGEDNRKRWLRTGKCSFLPEEREWYQRLLDWGLVDSFRQCHPEVDDRFSWFDYRSRGFERDPKRGLRIDLILTTPPLAKRCLDAGIAYDIRAMEKPSDHCPVWADFDIKPAARS, encoded by the coding sequence ATGCGCCTCGTCTCCTTCAACACCAACGGCATTCGCGCCCGCCGCCACCAGTTGCAGGCCCTGGCCGAAAACTACGACCCGGACATCATCGGCATCCAGGAGACCAAGGTACGCGACGAGGAATTTCCGGAACAGGACATCCAGGCCCTCGGCTACCATGCCCACTATCACGGCCAGAAGGGCCATTACGGGGTGGCCCTGCTGTCCAGGCAAATGCCGCTGGAGGTCAGCCGTGGCTTCCCCTTCGATGGCGAGGAGGCACAGCGCCGGTTGATCCGCGGCACCTTCGCCCTGGCGGGCGGCAAGCGCCTCACCGTCATCAACGGCTACTTCCCGCAGGGCGAGAACCGCAGTCACGAGACCAAGTTCCCGGCCAAGCGCAGGTTCTACGCCGACCTGCTGAAATACCTGGAGACCGAGTTTTCGCCCAAGGACTATCTGGTGGTGATGGGCGATCTCAACGTCGCCCCGCTGGACATCGACATCGGCATCGGCGAGGACAACAGGAAGCGCTGGCTGCGCACCGGCAAGTGCAGCTTCCTGCCGGAGGAACGCGAATGGTACCAGCGCCTGCTCGACTGGGGCCTGGTCGACAGCTTCCGCCAGTGCCACCCGGAGGTCGACGACCGCTTCAGCTGGTTCGACTACCGCAGCCGCGGCTTCGAGCGCGACCCCAAGCGCGGCCTGCGCATCGACCTGATCCTCACCACCCCTCCGCTGGCGAAGCGCTGTCTCGACGCCGGTATCGCCTACGACATCCGCGCCATGGAGAAGCCCTCGGACCACTGCCCGGTATGGGCCGATTTCGACATCAAACCCGCCGCCCGGTCGTGA
- a CDS encoding IS66 family transposase, whose translation MPIALDQLPDDVEALKALVADQLSRNEQLTTENQRYKAQVLTLTEQLNLALARRYAASSEKLSPDQIRLFDEAEVEAEAAESDEDAVVAVPAHTRRKRGRKPLPDTLPRIEVVHELPEPDRFCPRDGARLAEIGEVSSEQLDIVPAKIRVIRHIRKQYACTCGQCIKTAPLPPQPIPKSLASPGLLAHITVSKYQDALPLYRQATILNRIGVDLPRATLANWMIQAGALVQPVINLLRDRLLAYDIVQMDETPVQVLKAPGKTARSKSYLWVQRGGPPEQRVVLYDYDPSRSQTVPKRLLEGFTGYLQTDGYDGYNAVVAAHGLTHVGCMAHARRKFHEAVQAQGKGKHKNRKGGHAHRGLALIQKLYRVEKQARTLEPKDRHAHRQRHAKPLLETLRTWLDEVLPQVPPATATGKALNYLNNEWPKLVRYLEDGRLEIDNNGAENAIRPFVVGRKNWLFSTSVKGVKASANLYSLIETAKANGLEPYAYLRRVFSELPRANTIEAIEALLPGA comes from the coding sequence ATGCCGATTGCACTGGATCAGCTGCCGGATGACGTCGAAGCCCTCAAGGCACTGGTCGCCGACCAGCTCAGCCGCAACGAACAACTCACCACGGAGAACCAGCGCTACAAGGCGCAGGTACTCACCCTCACCGAACAACTGAACCTCGCACTGGCCCGGCGCTATGCGGCCAGCAGCGAAAAACTCTCGCCCGACCAGATCCGGCTGTTCGACGAAGCCGAGGTTGAGGCCGAGGCTGCGGAGTCTGATGAAGACGCCGTCGTCGCGGTCCCCGCACACACCCGCAGGAAGCGCGGTCGCAAGCCATTACCCGACACACTGCCTCGTATCGAGGTGGTCCACGAGTTACCGGAGCCGGACCGGTTCTGCCCGCGCGATGGTGCCCGGCTGGCCGAGATCGGCGAGGTGAGTTCCGAACAGCTGGATATCGTCCCGGCGAAGATCCGTGTGATCCGGCACATCCGCAAGCAGTACGCCTGCACCTGCGGCCAGTGCATCAAGACCGCACCGCTGCCGCCCCAGCCGATCCCCAAAAGCCTGGCCTCACCGGGCCTGCTGGCGCACATCACGGTCTCGAAGTACCAGGATGCGCTGCCGCTGTACCGGCAGGCGACGATCCTGAACCGGATCGGGGTGGATCTGCCCCGGGCGACGCTGGCAAACTGGATGATCCAGGCCGGAGCGCTCGTCCAGCCGGTGATCAACCTGCTGCGAGACCGGTTGCTGGCCTATGACATCGTGCAGATGGACGAGACGCCGGTGCAGGTGCTGAAGGCACCGGGCAAGACCGCCCGGTCGAAGTCCTACCTGTGGGTGCAGCGTGGCGGGCCACCGGAGCAACGGGTGGTGCTGTACGACTACGACCCGAGCCGGAGCCAGACGGTGCCGAAGCGCCTGCTGGAGGGCTTTACGGGCTATCTGCAAACGGATGGCTATGATGGATACAATGCTGTTGTGGCGGCCCATGGCCTGACGCACGTGGGCTGCATGGCGCATGCACGGCGCAAGTTCCACGAGGCGGTGCAGGCGCAGGGCAAGGGCAAGCACAAAAACCGCAAAGGCGGCCATGCCCATCGGGGTCTGGCGCTGATCCAGAAGCTGTACCGGGTAGAAAAGCAGGCGCGCACGCTCGAACCGAAAGACCGCCATGCGCATCGGCAGCGCCACGCCAAACCCCTGCTCGAAACCCTGCGGACCTGGCTGGACGAGGTCCTGCCACAGGTACCGCCGGCCACGGCCACCGGAAAGGCGCTGAACTACCTGAACAACGAATGGCCCAAGCTAGTTCGCTACCTGGAGGACGGCCGCCTGGAGATCGACAACAACGGGGCGGAGAATGCCATCCGGCCATTCGTGGTTGGACGCAAGAACTGGCTGTTCAGCACATCCGTAAAAGGCGTGAAAGCCAGCGCCAACCTGTACTCGTTGATCGAGACGGCCAAAGCGAACGGGCTGGAGCCTTATGCCTACTTGCGGCGGGTGTTCAGCGAACTGCCCCGGGCCAATACCATTGAAGCCATCGAGGCGCTGCTGCCCGGCGCCTGA
- a CDS encoding type II toxin-antitoxin system ParD family antitoxin, translating into MSKNTSITLGPHFERFINKQLKTGRFSSTSEVIRAALRLLEEEETKLSTLRKLLEEGEQSGISNYTLTGLIDELNNDVH; encoded by the coding sequence ATGAGCAAAAACACCAGTATTACTCTTGGCCCTCACTTTGAGCGCTTTATAAATAAACAACTGAAAACCGGGCGATTCTCTTCCACTAGCGAAGTGATTCGTGCTGCTCTGCGGTTGTTGGAGGAGGAAGAAACCAAGCTTTCTACCCTTCGAAAATTACTTGAAGAAGGCGAGCAAAGCGGGATCTCCAACTACACGCTTACAGGGCTTATCGACGAACTGAACAATGACGTCCACTAA
- the tnpB gene encoding IS66 family insertion sequence element accessory protein TnpB (TnpB, as the term is used for proteins encoded by IS66 family insertion elements, is considered an accessory protein, since TnpC, encoded by a neighboring gene, is a DDE family transposase.), whose translation MMRPSNDLPVVYLCRDVVDFRKGINGLAVLVEEVLALDPFSEQLFVFCNRRRDKVKILYWERNGFCLWHKRLERDRFKWPRKVDAEVITLTGQQLNWLLDGYDVMRLQPHERLHYRSVL comes from the coding sequence ATGATGCGGCCCTCGAACGACCTGCCCGTTGTGTACCTGTGCCGGGACGTGGTCGACTTCCGCAAGGGGATCAACGGTCTGGCGGTGCTGGTAGAAGAGGTCCTGGCGCTGGATCCGTTCTCCGAGCAGCTGTTCGTGTTCTGCAACCGGCGGCGGGACAAGGTCAAGATCCTGTACTGGGAACGCAACGGCTTCTGCCTGTGGCACAAGCGCCTGGAGCGGGACCGCTTCAAGTGGCCGCGCAAGGTGGATGCGGAGGTCATCACGCTGACCGGCCAGCAACTGAACTGGCTGCTGGACGGTTACGATGTCATGCGCCTCCAGCCGCATGAACGGTTGCACTATCGCAGTGTTTTGTAG
- a CDS encoding HDOD domain-containing protein, with amino-acid sequence MQLANRLQTFLERHRTRFELRPHTPTRTLYEAAAASGLQQQQLVRGVLLQDGRGLLLAVLPAERLIDFHALQQHFGRSLQPAPPPVVNATFSDCETGSVPPLGEPYGVETVVDETLLQAGEVCFEPGYHNCLACMPGDQFQTLHAASATLAISRSLAVLESRDPRDFLLPGQFERNHPLEALRPAAELRRQIESIERLPAMPEMARRLLRVRNDPNATVRDLTDVIQADPSLTAQIIRYARSALFNFQGKVDTLEQATARVLGFETVLNMALGLAASRTFRNPADGPLGLQAFWQHATYSAALAQTLASAVRGQLAINPGVAYLCGLLHNFGFLLCGHLFRSEFFLLNRLVAANPHVPVTLIEKRLTGAPHTETGSWLMQAWDMPEAVAVACREHHNEAYAGDHALYANLTLLVDTLLRGHGIGEGAEGEPPVMLLNALGLTPSEARTLTAGVLDGRDALDAMARQLAA; translated from the coding sequence ATGCAGCTGGCCAACAGGCTCCAGACCTTCCTGGAACGACACAGGACCCGCTTCGAACTGCGTCCACACACCCCGACCCGGACCCTGTACGAGGCAGCCGCCGCCAGCGGCCTGCAGCAACAGCAGTTGGTGCGGGGTGTGCTGCTGCAGGACGGGCGCGGCCTGCTGCTGGCCGTGTTGCCGGCCGAACGGCTGATCGACTTCCATGCCCTGCAACAGCACTTCGGGCGCAGCCTGCAGCCGGCGCCGCCCCCGGTGGTGAATGCCACCTTCAGCGATTGCGAGACCGGCTCCGTGCCCCCGCTCGGCGAACCCTACGGCGTCGAGACCGTGGTGGACGAGACCCTGCTGCAGGCGGGCGAGGTCTGCTTCGAGCCGGGCTACCACAACTGCCTGGCCTGCATGCCGGGAGACCAGTTCCAGACCCTGCATGCCGCCAGCGCGACCCTGGCCATCTCCCGCTCCCTGGCCGTGCTGGAGAGCCGCGATCCACGCGACTTCCTGCTGCCCGGCCAGTTCGAGCGCAACCATCCGCTGGAAGCCCTGCGTCCGGCCGCCGAACTGCGCCGCCAGATCGAATCCATCGAGCGTCTGCCGGCCATGCCGGAGATGGCCCGCCGACTGCTGCGGGTCCGCAACGACCCCAACGCCACGGTGCGTGACCTGACCGATGTCATCCAGGCCGATCCCAGCCTGACAGCGCAGATCATCCGCTATGCACGCTCCGCCCTGTTCAACTTTCAGGGCAAGGTCGACACCCTGGAGCAAGCCACCGCACGGGTGCTCGGCTTCGAGACGGTGCTCAACATGGCCCTGGGACTGGCCGCCAGCCGCACCTTCCGCAACCCGGCCGACGGCCCGCTCGGCCTGCAGGCCTTCTGGCAACACGCCACCTACAGCGCGGCCCTGGCCCAGACCCTGGCCAGCGCGGTGCGCGGCCAACTGGCCATCAATCCCGGCGTCGCCTATCTCTGCGGCCTGTTGCACAACTTCGGCTTCCTGCTCTGCGGCCACCTGTTCCGCAGCGAATTCTTCCTCCTCAACCGGCTGGTCGCCGCCAACCCCCATGTCCCCGTGACCCTGATCGAGAAGCGTCTGACGGGCGCGCCACACACCGAGACCGGAAGCTGGCTGATGCAGGCCTGGGACATGCCCGAGGCGGTTGCGGTCGCCTGCCGCGAGCACCACAACGAGGCCTACGCCGGCGATCACGCCCTGTACGCCAACCTCACCCTGCTGGTCGATACACTGCTCCGCGGCCACGGCATCGGCGAAGGCGCCGAAGGCGAACCCCCGGTCATGCTGCTCAATGCCCTCGGCCTGACCCCGTCCGAGGCCCGCACGCTCACCGCCGGAGTGCTGGACGGCCGCGACGCCCTGGACGCCATGGCCCGCCAGCTCGCGGCCTAG
- a CDS encoding DUF2333 family protein codes for MRRLYHPRTLKEKGLLWSLGLLLLTYLLVCGLLGVYWSRQPEPFDVRQVALERAAGDSERLVVGYVYTSTLMRIGETLLDKPGGYLSNDLFPPGLWLDNMPNWEFGSLVMLRDGAAALRNHFSRSQSQSVEDKDLAQAEPQFNFQNDSWILPATEGEYRKGLRALGRYLQRLADPAASDAQFYARADNLRQYLEIVSKRLGSLSQRLSASVGQLRINTDLAGETAARQATRSPEAVEVKTPWRELDDVFYEARGTAWALLHILRAVELDFSEILRKKNALVSLRQIIRELEATQEPTLSPFVLNGSGFGLFANYSLTMANYLARANAAVIDLRDLLQQG; via the coding sequence CTGCGTCGCCTCTACCATCCGCGCACCCTGAAGGAGAAGGGGCTGCTGTGGAGCCTTGGCCTGCTGCTGCTGACCTATCTGCTGGTCTGCGGGCTGCTCGGTGTCTACTGGAGCCGCCAGCCGGAGCCCTTCGATGTGCGCCAGGTGGCGCTGGAACGCGCCGCCGGCGATAGCGAGCGGCTGGTGGTGGGTTATGTCTACACCAGCACCCTGATGCGCATCGGTGAGACCCTGCTCGACAAGCCCGGCGGCTATCTGTCCAACGATCTGTTTCCGCCTGGGCTGTGGCTGGACAACATGCCCAACTGGGAATTCGGCAGCCTGGTAATGCTGCGCGACGGCGCCGCGGCGCTGCGCAATCACTTCTCCCGTTCCCAGTCGCAGTCGGTGGAGGACAAGGACCTGGCCCAGGCCGAGCCGCAGTTCAATTTCCAGAACGATTCCTGGATCCTGCCCGCCACCGAAGGGGAATACCGCAAGGGCCTGCGCGCCCTGGGTCGCTATCTCCAACGGCTTGCCGACCCGGCCGCTTCCGACGCCCAGTTCTATGCCCGTGCCGACAACCTGCGCCAGTACCTGGAGATCGTCTCCAAGCGGCTCGGCAGCCTTTCGCAGCGGCTCAGCGCCAGCGTCGGCCAGTTGCGCATCAACACCGACCTGGCCGGGGAGACGGCGGCACGCCAGGCGACCCGCAGCCCGGAGGCGGTGGAGGTGAAGACCCCCTGGCGTGAGCTGGACGATGTCTTCTACGAGGCGCGTGGCACGGCCTGGGCGCTGCTGCACATCCTGCGCGCGGTGGAGCTGGACTTCAGCGAGATCCTGCGCAAGAAGAACGCCCTGGTCTCGCTGCGCCAGATCATCCGCGAACTGGAGGCCACTCAGGAGCCGACCCTGAGTCCTTTCGTCCTCAATGGCAGCGGCTTCGGCCTGTTCGCCAACTACTCGCTGACCATGGCCAACTACCTGGCCCGCGCCAATGCCGCGGTGATCGACCTGCGCGATCTGCTGCAGCAGGGCTGA
- a CDS encoding Crp/Fnr family transcriptional regulator, translating into MSDKQALWQRQFPALVADDDPVLAALAEQARLVTLPAGQRVFQPGGRCESYLLVASGSVRVQLLTESGREVVLYHVRAGDSCVLTTSCLLGGDHYPAEGVTETEVQAFLVAGRDFDAALQESGRFRRFVFARLGARLAEIIARIEQLTACSIDSRLAHTLLGLRDAGDRARITHQALAAELGTAREVVSRHLKQFEERGWLELGRGSIRICDAAALARLLQQGGP; encoded by the coding sequence ATGAGTGACAAACAGGCACTCTGGCAACGGCAATTTCCGGCACTGGTTGCCGACGACGATCCGGTGCTCGCCGCCCTGGCTGAGCAGGCGCGGCTGGTGACGCTGCCCGCCGGCCAGCGGGTGTTCCAGCCGGGCGGCCGCTGCGAAAGCTATCTGCTGGTCGCCAGCGGCAGCGTGCGCGTCCAGCTTCTCACCGAGAGTGGCCGGGAGGTGGTGCTCTACCATGTCCGTGCCGGCGACTCCTGCGTCCTCACCACGTCCTGTCTGTTGGGTGGCGACCACTACCCGGCGGAAGGCGTCACCGAGACCGAGGTACAGGCCTTCCTGGTCGCCGGGCGGGACTTCGATGCGGCGCTGCAGGAGTCGGGCCGTTTCCGCCGCTTCGTGTTCGCCCGCCTCGGCGCCCGCCTGGCCGAGATCATCGCCCGTATCGAGCAGCTCACGGCCTGCAGCATCGACAGCCGGCTGGCCCACACCCTGCTCGGCCTGCGCGATGCCGGCGACAGGGCGCGGATCACCCATCAGGCCCTGGCCGCCGAACTGGGCACGGCCCGCGAGGTGGTGTCACGACATCTCAAGCAATTCGAGGAACGCGGCTGGCTGGAGCTCGGCCGCGGCAGCATCCGCATTTGCGATGCCGCTGCCCTGGCCCGCCTATTGCAGCAAGGCGGCCCGTAA
- a CDS encoding DUF2892 domain-containing protein, giving the protein MSCNVGGIDRALRIIIGLALVAIVFVGPQTPWGWLGLIPLITGLIGFCPLYTLLGVKTCKSS; this is encoded by the coding sequence ATGTCCTGCAACGTCGGCGGCATCGACCGCGCCCTTCGCATCATCATCGGCCTTGCCCTGGTGGCCATCGTCTTCGTCGGCCCGCAGACGCCCTGGGGCTGGCTCGGCCTGATCCCCCTGATCACCGGCCTGATCGGCTTCTGCCCGCTGTATACCCTGCTCGGCGTCAAGACCTGCAAGAGCAGTTGA
- a CDS encoding DUF3825 domain-containing protein — MTKRKPYDFPELFRDFALMPKFDENIEFLAKMAEPEDWDYKNMTSSHDHPVLRNYVTYTYRRVAEEKKIAVTPDEEFCCWNCGLITSSQEPIFLVFERNKLEDSDPYWHFKKFARKGEWELNRFSSLPEMPHYFDDPSVLVFDTRKELRINVEHVVADNIDRFPSDLQTMNPYGLQNIVKGAIDSAIERVKRNYKTAIPQYYQGSIQLLLPLSLTNPSKADLALVVERFSDFYRASTCLTLDMAYNNARQLARPDRDWLAP; from the coding sequence ATGACAAAGAGAAAGCCGTATGACTTCCCAGAACTTTTCCGTGATTTCGCGTTGATGCCAAAATTTGATGAGAATATCGAGTTTCTTGCCAAGATGGCTGAGCCGGAAGACTGGGATTATAAGAATATGACATCTTCCCATGATCATCCGGTGCTGCGTAACTATGTAACATACACCTATAGAAGAGTGGCTGAAGAGAAAAAGATAGCTGTCACTCCAGATGAAGAGTTTTGTTGTTGGAATTGCGGGCTAATTACCTCCAGCCAAGAGCCAATCTTCCTAGTGTTTGAAAGGAATAAGCTGGAGGATTCTGATCCTTACTGGCATTTCAAAAAATTCGCCCGGAAAGGTGAATGGGAATTGAACAGGTTTTCTTCATTGCCAGAAATGCCCCATTATTTTGATGACCCATCGGTCTTAGTATTCGATACTCGTAAAGAACTGAGAATAAATGTAGAGCATGTTGTTGCGGATAACATTGATAGGTTTCCTTCCGATCTGCAGACAATGAATCCGTATGGGTTGCAGAATATTGTAAAAGGTGCAATTGATTCTGCTATAGAAAGAGTCAAGAGAAATTATAAAACAGCTATCCCGCAGTATTACCAGGGAAGTATACAGCTTCTATTGCCTTTGAGTCTGACGAACCCATCAAAGGCCGACTTGGCTTTAGTTGTAGAGAGGTTCTCTGATTTTTACAGGGCTTCAACATGTTTAACGCTGGATATGGCGTACAACAATGCAAGGCAATTGGCGCGCCCTGATAGAGATTGGTTAGCCCCATGA